The Urbifossiella limnaea nucleotide sequence CGCCGGCGGCAGCGCGAGCGTCAGCAGGTCGCCGAGATGGAAGCGAACCCGGTCGGCGACGCCGAGGGCGACGGCGTTCGCTTCTGCGAACACGAGCCGCACCAGGTCGGCATCCACGGCTTCCACGCGGCAGCCGGCCGCGGCCAGCGCCAGCGCGTCGGCCCCGATCCCGCAGCCGAGGTCGAGCACGGCGGCGAACGGCTTCAAGCGCTCGGCCCGGTGCGCGGCCGGGAGGTCACCCGACGCCTGCTCCAGCGCCTCACGGGTGAACCACATCCGGCCCGCGGCCGCGAACTTCGGTCGCGCCCGCTCCCGGAGCGTCACCACCTCGACGGCGGCCGCCGCGAGCTCCGGCGCGAACCGCTTCCGCAGGGCCGCCAGCGCCCCCAGCGTGCCGCCGGGCAGCGCCGCGGCCGCGGCGGCGAGCACGGGTGTGCCGTCGGGGCCGGTCAGGTGTCGGGCGGTGGGTACGTCCATGAAGCGCGGCGCTCTCGCCGTTGGGGGCGGGGGTTGTACAGTAGGGAGAATACGACCCGAAGCGAATCCTCACCCGAGGCGATCATGGGGAACCCGGCCGGCGACAAGCGGAAGCTGAAGGAGAAGCGGCGAAACCGGCAGGAGCTGCGGCTCGGGCCGGGCGCTTACCTGCCGAAGGACGAGCGGGCGCAGCTCCAGGCCGAGATCAAGAAGGGCGAGGAGGTCGTGAAGGCCTCCCGCGAAGCCCGCGGCAAGGAAAAGGCCGCGGCCAAGGCAGCGGCGCCGGCCCCGGCCAAGTAATCCTGAGCTCCGAAGGGGCGGCAGCCAATAGCCCAGGGTTGACACCCTGGGCTATTGGCTGCCGCCCCTTCGGAGCTCCGAACCACCTGCCGCCCGACGGCGGCGGGCTCGCCGGCTAAATGAAGTTCGGCTCCGCGTCCAGGTCCGGCGGGGCGAACTCGCCGCGCTTCCACTTCTCGACCGCCAGCGCCGCCATCGCCGCGTTGTCCGTGCAGAGCGACAGCGGCGGGATGAATAGCTCCGCCCCCTCCTTCGCGCACATGGCCGTCAGCGCCGCCCGCAGCGGGCCGTTCGCCGACACGCCGCCGCCCACCGCCAGGCGCTTCAGCCCCGTCTGCCGCAGTGCCTGCTTGCACTTGCCCGCGAGCACGTCCACCGCCGCCGCCTGGAAGCTCGCCGCGAGGTCGGCGCGCTTTTGCCCGGGGCCGGGCGGCGTCGCCTTCGCCACGTCCTGCCCGTGGCAGGCGTAGAGCACCGCCGTCTTCAGCCCGCTGAAGCTGAACTCCAGCCGGTCGGTGTCGAGGAACGTGCGCGGGAAGCGGTGCGCCTTCGGGTTGCCCAGCGCCGCCTCGCGCTCGACCGCCGGGCCGCCGGGGAAGCCGAGGCCGAGGACCGCCGCCACCTTGTCGAACGCCTCGCCGGCGGCGTCGTCGCGGGTGCCGCCGAGGAGTTCGAGTGACAGCGCGGTGTCGCAGCGGAACAGCGCCGTGTGCCCGCCGCTGACGACGAGCCCGACGCACGGGAAGATGTCGCGCCCGGCCGCGAGCCGGCAGGCGAACACGTGCCCGGCGACGTGGTTCACCCCGACCAGCGGCACCCCCAGCGCCAGGCTCAGCGCCTTCGCCGCCGTCACCCCGACGAGCAGCGCCCCGACCAGCCCCGGGGTGTGGTGTACCGCGACGCAGCCGAGGTCCGTCACGCCGATGCCGGCGCGGGCGAGTGCCTCGTCGATCACCGGCAGGAGGTTGCGGAGGTGCGCCCGGCTGGCGATCTCGGGGACGACGCCGCCGAACCGGGCGTGCAGGTCGGTCTGCGACGCGACCACGCTCGACCGCACCGCCAGGTCGTCGGTGAAGACCGCCGCCGCGGTCTCGTCGCAACTCGTCTCGATGCCCAGGAAGTACGTCACTTCTTCTCGACCACCTTGACCTGGTCCGGCCCTTCGACCTTGATCTGCGGCTTCTCCTTGAACAGCGTCACCGTGCCGGTCACGCGGACGGTCTTCCCCTTGAAGTGCGCCGCCGGGTCGTCCACCTTCGCGGCCTTGAACTTCTCGACGGCCTTCGCCGGGAGGAACACCGTAAAGTTCTTGTCGCTCTTGAAGTCCGCTTCCGAGTTCAGGTAGACGCCGGCCTTGCCGCCGGTGGACTTCACCTCGAACTCCACAGTGACCTTCTGGTCCACCTTCTTGGGGGCGTCGGCGAGCGTCAGCGGGGCCGCGTCCTGCGCGAGGACGAACCCCATTGAAAGGGCGGCGAGGGCGGTGGATAGCACGAAGCGGCGCATCGACAGGCTCCTGAGTTGGAGAATGACGAATGCCGAATGACGCATGGCCCACGCCTGGTTCCGTCATTCGTCATTCGGCATTCGTCATTTCGCGGACTCGTCCAGAAGGTACCGTTGCACGAATAAGGCGGTCGCGGCCGTCTGGAACTCGCGGTTCTTCTGCTTGGCGAAGCCGTGGCCCTCGTCCTTGGCGTTGAGGTACCACACCGGGGTGCCGCGGGCCTTCAGCGCCTTCACCATCTGCTCGGCCTCGCTCGCCGGCACCCGCGGGTCGTTCTGGCCCTGCACGATGAACAGCGGCTTGCTCACCTTCGCCACGTTCGTCAGCGGGGCGGTGCGCTCCATGAACTCGCGCGTCTTCGGGTCGCGCTCGTCGCCGTACTCGGCCCGCCGCAGGTCGCGGCGGTACGGCTCGGTGTTCTCCAGGAACGTCCGCAGGTTCGACATGCCGACCACGTCCACGGCGCAGCGGATGCGGTCCGGGTAGTACGTGGCGATCGCCAGCGTCATGTGCCCGCCGTAGCTGCCGCCGGTGACCATGACGCGGTCGGCGTCCAGGTCGGGGCGGCCCTTGATCCAGTCCAGCAGCGCGGCGATGTCCTTGTAGCTGTCCTCGCGCTTCACGCCGTTGTCGAGGGTCAGGAACGTCTTGCCGAACCCCTCCGACCCGCGGACGTTCGGGAACAGCACGGCCACGCCGAGCTCGTTGGTGTAGTAGTTGCCGGCGCCGAGGAACCCCGGCCGGGCCTGCCCCTCGGGGCCGCCGTGGATGTTGATGATGACCGGCCGCTTCCCCGTGAACTTCTTCGCCGGCGGGTAGAGGAAGCCGCTGATCTCGCGGTCGTCGAACGACTTCCACTTCACCAGCTGCGGCTCGGCGAACGATGCGGCGTTCAGCCCGCCCGTCTCACTCTCCGTCCACCGCTCTGTCTTTCCAGTGGTGGGGTCGAAGGAGAACACGTCCGTCGGCACCTTTGCCGACGCCACGCTAAACGCTAGCTCGCCGGTCTTCGGGTGAAACTTCAGGCCGCTCACCGAGCCCGTGATCTCGGGCCGGGCGTGCGTCTTGCCCCATTCGGCCTCGATCAGCCGCAACGTGCCGACTCCGGCCTCGTTCACCACAAACGCCACCGTCTTGCCGTCCGGAGACAGCTCGAACTCCTCCACGTCCCAATTTACGTCGGCAGTAAACTGGCTCACCGCGTGGGTCGCCACGTCGATGCGGGTGAGGCGCTTGAACTCACTCCCGCGGTCGGTCGTGGTCCAGATGTATTTACCGTCCGGACTGTACTGACCGCCCGAGTACGCGACCTTCTCCGGCACGATCGGCACGAGTTCCTTCTTCGCCCCTGTCTTCACGTCCACCAGCCACAGGTAGCTCTGGTTGATCGACATGTACTCACTGGCGAGAATCGTCGCGTCACCCGGCGCCCAATCCAATACAGCCCAGCCGACGCCGAGCTCGGCCACCTTCGCGTCACTCTTCGGGTCGGTCGGGTCGACCACGTACAGGTCGGCGTCGGTGCCGTTGCGGCGGGTGCTGGTGTACGCCAGCTTCGTTCCCGAGCGCGACCACACGCCCAAACTGTTCCGCGCCTTGCCGTCGGTCAAGAGCGTCGCGCTACCCGTCTCGGGGTCGAAGCGGAACGACTGGTAGCGCTCGTTGCCGCCCACGTCGCGGCCGAACACGAAACTCTCGCCGCCGGCCGGGCGGAAGCGGGCGCCGCTCACCTTCTCGGGGAAGAATGTCAGCTGCGTGCGGGCCCCGCCCGGCATCTTCACCCGGTGGACCTGCGCCGTCTGCCCGAACCGCGTGCTGACGAGCATCTCGCGGCGGGTCGGGTGCCAGTCCAGCAGCGTGGCGCTGCGCGATTCGGTGTAGCGCTTCACCTGTTCGGCGAGCGCCGCCGGGATGGGCGGGATGCCGTCCACGATGAGGTTGTCGCCGGGGGCAAGCACCTGAGCCGGGGCGGGCAGCGCGAGTACGAGCAACGGCAGCGGCAGGAGGACGCGGCGCATCGGAGCCTCCGGGGCCTGGACGGGGTGATTCTCGCGGCCGCGGGCGCCGCGGGCAAGCGGCAACAGCGGACGGCGTCGCTCCAACGATGATTCTTCCAGTTGAGTCAATGCTTCTGGGAAGGGGGTCTCTCTCTCCGCTGGAAACAATCATCCGGGCTTGAACGACCCGCCCGCTTGGGCAGCGGTTGAGATGGCCCGCGGCGGCCGGCGTCGGGTAGGATGGTCCCCATCCGCTTGCCCGAAGAGTGCTTATGGCCGGAGCGATCATCTTTGTCCCGGCGCTGGCCGCGTCGGCCGTCATGGGGTTCGTCTTCGCCCTGTTCGCGGCCAACCACTATCTGACAGTTCTCCAGAGCACCGCGGCCGGGGCGCGGCACG carries:
- the tsaD gene encoding tRNA (adenosine(37)-N6)-threonylcarbamoyltransferase complex transferase subunit TsaD — encoded protein: MTYFLGIETSCDETAAAVFTDDLAVRSSVVASQTDLHARFGGVVPEIASRAHLRNLLPVIDEALARAGIGVTDLGCVAVHHTPGLVGALLVGVTAAKALSLALGVPLVGVNHVAGHVFACRLAAGRDIFPCVGLVVSGGHTALFRCDTALSLELLGGTRDDAAGEAFDKVAAVLGLGFPGGPAVEREAALGNPKAHRFPRTFLDTDRLEFSFSGLKTAVLYACHGQDVAKATPPGPGQKRADLAASFQAAAVDVLAGKCKQALRQTGLKRLAVGGGVSANGPLRAALTAMCAKEGAELFIPPLSLCTDNAAMAALAVEKWKRGEFAPPDLDAEPNFI
- a CDS encoding S9 family peptidase, which translates into the protein MRRVLLPLPLLVLALPAPAQVLAPGDNLIVDGIPPIPAALAEQVKRYTESRSATLLDWHPTRREMLVSTRFGQTAQVHRVKMPGGARTQLTFFPEKVSGARFRPAGGESFVFGRDVGGNERYQSFRFDPETGSATLLTDGKARNSLGVWSRSGTKLAYTSTRRNGTDADLYVVDPTDPKSDAKVAELGVGWAVLDWAPGDATILASEYMSINQSYLWLVDVKTGAKKELVPIVPEKVAYSGGQYSPDGKYIWTTTDRGSEFKRLTRIDVATHAVSQFTADVNWDVEEFELSPDGKTVAFVVNEAGVGTLRLIEAEWGKTHARPEITGSVSGLKFHPKTGELAFSVASAKVPTDVFSFDPTTGKTERWTESETGGLNAASFAEPQLVKWKSFDDREISGFLYPPAKKFTGKRPVIINIHGGPEGQARPGFLGAGNYYTNELGVAVLFPNVRGSEGFGKTFLTLDNGVKREDSYKDIAALLDWIKGRPDLDADRVMVTGGSYGGHMTLAIATYYPDRIRCAVDVVGMSNLRTFLENTEPYRRDLRRAEYGDERDPKTREFMERTAPLTNVAKVSKPLFIVQGQNDPRVPASEAEQMVKALKARGTPVWYLNAKDEGHGFAKQKNREFQTAATALFVQRYLLDESAK